In Cervus elaphus chromosome 16, mCerEla1.1, whole genome shotgun sequence, a single window of DNA contains:
- the OMD gene encoding osteomodulin isoform X1, with the protein MECSMFFQRTEKNINKQELQWANFGQKRNMGFSSPVCVLFFFLGVKVYCQYESYQWDEDYDQEPDDVYQTEFQFQQNINYEAPFHQHTLGCASECFCPPNFPSSMYCDNRKLKTIPNIPAHIQQVYLQFNEIEAVTADSFINATHLKEINLSHNKIKSQKIDHGVFAKLSNLLQLHLQHNNLEDFPFPLPKSLERIFLGYNEISRLQTNAVNGLVNLTMLDLCFNQIDDSMLQAKVLAKMEKLMQLNLCNNRLESMPPGLPSSLMYLSLENNSISSIPENYFNELPKLHALRISHNKLQDIPYNIFNLSNLIELNVGHNKLKQAFYIPRNLEHLYLENNEIENINVTVMCPSVDPLHYHHLTYIRVDQNKLKAPISSYIFLCFPHIHTIYYGEQQSTNGQTIQLKTQVFRRFPDDGDSEDHDDHHEGPEEEATEENIDANYYGSQEWQGTV; encoded by the exons ATGGAGTGTTCtatgtttttccaaagaacagaaaagaacatCAACAAACAGGAGTTACAGTGGGCAAATTTTG GACAAAAAAGGAACATGGGCTTTTCAAGTCCAGTATgtgtccttttcttctttcttggagTCAAAGTATATTGCCAATATGAAAGTTATCAATGGGATGAAGATTATGACCAAGAACCAGATGATGTCTACCAGACAGAATTCCAATTTCAACAAAATATAAACTATGAAGCTCCATTTCATCAGCATACTTTAGGTTGTGCCAGTGAATGCTTCTGTCCACCTAACTTTCCATCATCAATGTACTGTGATAATCGCAAACTAAAGACTATCCCAAATATTCCAGCACACATTCAGCAAGTCTATCTTCAGTTCAATGAAATTGAGGCTGTGACTGCAGATTCATTTATCAATGCCACTCATCTTAAAGAAATCAACCTCAGCCACAATAAAATTAAATCTCAAAAGATTGATCATGGTGTGTTTGCTAAATTGTCAAATCTACTACAGCTTCACCTACAGCATAACAATTTAGAAgactttccatttcctcttcctaaGTCTTTGGAAAGGATTTTTCTAGGTTACAATGAAATCTCCAGACTGCAGACAAATGCTGTGAATGGGCTTGTAAACCTGACCATGCTTGATCTCTGTTTTAATCAAATTGATGATTCTATGTTACAAGCAAAAGTACTTGCCAAAATGGAAAAATTGATGCAGCTCAACCTATGTAATAACAGATTAGAATCAATGCCTCCTGGTTTGCCTTCTTCACTTATGTATCTGTCTTTAGAAAACAATTCAATATCTTCTATACCAGAAAATTACTTCAACGAACTTCCGAAACTTCACGCTCTAAGAATATCACACAACAAACTACAAGACATTCCatacaatatttttaatctttccaaCCTTATAGAGCTCAATGTTGGACACAACAAACTGAAGCAAGCATTCTATATTCCAAGGAATTTAGAACACCTATacctagaaaataatgaaattgaaa atatcaATGTCACAGTGATGTGTCCATCAGTTGATCCACTACATTACCACCATTTAACATACATTCGCGTAGATCAAAATAAGCTGAAAGCGCCAATAAGCTCATACATTTTCCTCTGCTTCCCTCATATACACACTATTTATTATGGTGAACAACAAAGCACTAATGGTCAAACGATACAACTGAAGACCCAAGTTTTCAGGAGATTTCCAGATGATGGTGATAGTGAAGATCATGATGATCATCATGAAGGCCCAGAAGAAGAAGCAACAGAAGAAAACATTGATGCTAACTATTATGGAAGTCAAGAATGGCAAGGAACTGTATAG
- the OMD gene encoding osteomodulin isoform X2 codes for MGFSSPVCVLFFFLGVKVYCQYESYQWDEDYDQEPDDVYQTEFQFQQNINYEAPFHQHTLGCASECFCPPNFPSSMYCDNRKLKTIPNIPAHIQQVYLQFNEIEAVTADSFINATHLKEINLSHNKIKSQKIDHGVFAKLSNLLQLHLQHNNLEDFPFPLPKSLERIFLGYNEISRLQTNAVNGLVNLTMLDLCFNQIDDSMLQAKVLAKMEKLMQLNLCNNRLESMPPGLPSSLMYLSLENNSISSIPENYFNELPKLHALRISHNKLQDIPYNIFNLSNLIELNVGHNKLKQAFYIPRNLEHLYLENNEIENINVTVMCPSVDPLHYHHLTYIRVDQNKLKAPISSYIFLCFPHIHTIYYGEQQSTNGQTIQLKTQVFRRFPDDGDSEDHDDHHEGPEEEATEENIDANYYGSQEWQGTV; via the exons ATGGGCTTTTCAAGTCCAGTATgtgtccttttcttctttcttggagTCAAAGTATATTGCCAATATGAAAGTTATCAATGGGATGAAGATTATGACCAAGAACCAGATGATGTCTACCAGACAGAATTCCAATTTCAACAAAATATAAACTATGAAGCTCCATTTCATCAGCATACTTTAGGTTGTGCCAGTGAATGCTTCTGTCCACCTAACTTTCCATCATCAATGTACTGTGATAATCGCAAACTAAAGACTATCCCAAATATTCCAGCACACATTCAGCAAGTCTATCTTCAGTTCAATGAAATTGAGGCTGTGACTGCAGATTCATTTATCAATGCCACTCATCTTAAAGAAATCAACCTCAGCCACAATAAAATTAAATCTCAAAAGATTGATCATGGTGTGTTTGCTAAATTGTCAAATCTACTACAGCTTCACCTACAGCATAACAATTTAGAAgactttccatttcctcttcctaaGTCTTTGGAAAGGATTTTTCTAGGTTACAATGAAATCTCCAGACTGCAGACAAATGCTGTGAATGGGCTTGTAAACCTGACCATGCTTGATCTCTGTTTTAATCAAATTGATGATTCTATGTTACAAGCAAAAGTACTTGCCAAAATGGAAAAATTGATGCAGCTCAACCTATGTAATAACAGATTAGAATCAATGCCTCCTGGTTTGCCTTCTTCACTTATGTATCTGTCTTTAGAAAACAATTCAATATCTTCTATACCAGAAAATTACTTCAACGAACTTCCGAAACTTCACGCTCTAAGAATATCACACAACAAACTACAAGACATTCCatacaatatttttaatctttccaaCCTTATAGAGCTCAATGTTGGACACAACAAACTGAAGCAAGCATTCTATATTCCAAGGAATTTAGAACACCTATacctagaaaataatgaaattgaaa atatcaATGTCACAGTGATGTGTCCATCAGTTGATCCACTACATTACCACCATTTAACATACATTCGCGTAGATCAAAATAAGCTGAAAGCGCCAATAAGCTCATACATTTTCCTCTGCTTCCCTCATATACACACTATTTATTATGGTGAACAACAAAGCACTAATGGTCAAACGATACAACTGAAGACCCAAGTTTTCAGGAGATTTCCAGATGATGGTGATAGTGAAGATCATGATGATCATCATGAAGGCCCAGAAGAAGAAGCAACAGAAGAAAACATTGATGCTAACTATTATGGAAGTCAAGAATGGCAAGGAACTGTATAG